From one Acidobacteriota bacterium genomic stretch:
- a CDS encoding GntR family transcriptional regulator, with protein sequence MGNGALAQIVEKRTAAEQVYRALKRDIITLRHRPGVSLTEHQLAELYGTSRVPVREACRRLDQEGLLTGRPYRGYSVNQISLKEIGDCFDLRLGLETLAVKLVIQRSTDTDIERLQELASTEYTFHDWDSYVEFLDRNLDFHIQLATLSRNDRLVSALRDLLGSMQRFFFLGLDLGDFASEMRGEHEELVTLLSGGNADDATACLKRQISSSRDRILRALIEDRIDIPIE encoded by the coding sequence GTGGGGAATGGAGCGTTGGCACAGATCGTCGAAAAGAGGACTGCAGCCGAGCAGGTTTATCGAGCCCTCAAGCGCGACATCATCACGCTGCGTCATCGCCCGGGCGTATCGCTGACCGAACACCAGCTTGCCGAGCTTTACGGGACCAGCCGCGTTCCAGTGCGCGAGGCGTGCAGGCGGCTGGACCAGGAGGGACTTCTCACCGGGCGACCGTATCGGGGTTATTCGGTGAATCAGATTTCTCTCAAAGAGATTGGGGATTGCTTCGACCTTCGGCTTGGTCTCGAAACGCTGGCCGTGAAGCTGGTAATTCAACGTTCCACGGACACCGATATCGAACGTCTGCAGGAGCTTGCAAGCACCGAATACACTTTTCACGATTGGGACTCCTATGTCGAGTTTCTGGATCGAAATCTCGATTTCCACATTCAGCTGGCAACGCTGTCCCGGAATGATCGGCTGGTATCGGCCCTCCGAGACCTCCTTGGAAGCATGCAGCGGTTTTTCTTTCTCGGTCTTGACCTGGGCGATTTCGCGTCTGAAATGCGGGGCGAGCACGAAGAGTTGGTAACGCTTCTTTCGGGTGGCAACGCGGATGACGCGACGGCCTGCCTGAAGAGACAGATTTCATCATCGCGCGACCGCATCCTGCGCGCGCTCATCGAAGACAGGATCGATATTCCGATTGAATGA
- a CDS encoding RimK family alpha-L-glutamate ligase: MQLLILTARPDVRTNARLVEAARELDVAVLLVDAATVTAFLADGQIKPLGIGNEARESSVVLARVGNWRPESMLAVLDAAVAAGCGTPNPPAAIRIARDHWATMVALNDAGLEIPPTIAGSDPEALARDVIRHIGLPAVVKQRRSRMGVGVIRCATRDHLEAVLDSLWRVGDEIVVQRWLAGGESTVRLLVVGGEVIAAARFNASVGEWRSNAARGGSAEAYDAPLNETALAVAAARTIGLGHCGVDIVTRDDGPTVLEVNPTPGFLKLEEVTGVDVARALVEHAVAR, from the coding sequence GTGCAGCTCTTGATCCTCACCGCTCGCCCTGATGTGCGCACCAACGCCCGTCTTGTGGAAGCGGCTCGAGAACTGGATGTTGCGGTGTTGTTGGTAGACGCCGCCACTGTGACCGCGTTTCTGGCAGATGGCCAGATCAAGCCTCTTGGCATCGGAAACGAGGCGCGAGAATCCTCGGTTGTCTTGGCCCGAGTGGGGAACTGGCGGCCCGAAAGCATGTTGGCAGTTCTGGATGCTGCGGTGGCCGCCGGATGTGGCACCCCGAATCCTCCGGCAGCCATCCGAATCGCGCGTGACCACTGGGCGACCATGGTGGCTCTCAATGACGCGGGTCTCGAGATTCCACCTACCATCGCAGGATCTGACCCGGAGGCCCTGGCGCGAGATGTGATCCGTCATATCGGGCTTCCGGCTGTCGTCAAGCAACGTAGGTCACGTATGGGCGTCGGTGTCATACGGTGTGCGACGCGCGACCACCTCGAGGCAGTTCTCGATTCTCTCTGGCGAGTTGGTGATGAGATCGTCGTTCAGCGCTGGTTGGCGGGCGGCGAAAGCACAGTGCGTCTTTTGGTCGTGGGGGGCGAAGTCATAGCCGCGGCACGTTTCAACGCTTCGGTGGGGGAGTGGCGTTCCAATGCCGCTCGCGGCGGATCGGCGGAGGCGTACGATGCGCCTTTGAATGAAACCGCTCTCGCAGTTGCCGCAGCGAGGACCATCGGACTCGGACACTGCGGCGTCGACATCGTCACCAGGGACGACGGACCGACAGTGCTCGAGGTCAATCCGACGCCAGGATTTCTCAAGCTCGAAGAAGTGACGGGCGTAGACGTTGCCCGGGCGCTGGTCGAGCACGCGGTCGCTCGCTGA
- a CDS encoding transcriptional repressor codes for MSSKLAQRAQKLFIQYLRENNLKVTQERLALLDEIFATDEHLDADDLLARMKSKQRKVSRATVYRTLDLLVQCGLVRKSRLGREHYYYEKMEPGGGHHHMVCTATGKIIEFWDADLDERLRRLCQEHKFRPTFISIQIQGLSEEGQKVEQDTSFF; via the coding sequence ATGAGCAGCAAACTTGCACAGAGGGCGCAGAAACTCTTCATTCAGTACCTGAGGGAAAACAACCTCAAGGTGACCCAGGAACGTCTCGCTCTGCTCGACGAGATTTTCGCCACCGACGAGCACCTCGATGCGGACGATCTGTTGGCGAGGATGAAGAGCAAGCAGCGAAAAGTATCCCGTGCAACGGTCTACCGGACTCTCGACCTGCTGGTCCAATGCGGACTGGTTCGAAAGAGCCGGCTCGGTCGCGAGCACTACTACTACGAAAAGATGGAGCCCGGTGGTGGCCACCATCATATGGTCTGTACCGCGACAGGAAAAATCATCGAGTTCTGGGATGCTGACCTCGACGAAAGGCTCCGTCGCTTGTGCCAGGAGCACAAGTTCCGACCGACCTTCATATCGATCCAGATCCAGGGCCTCAGCGAAGAAGGCCAAAAGGTCGAGCAGGATACGTCCTTCTTCTGA
- a CDS encoding ferritin, which yields MNPKVEKALNEQIQAEFFSFYLYLSVAAYFTAHHLDGFAHWMRVQAQEEFAHAMKLFDHLAERGGTIELMALDAPQHEWPSPSSAVESVLNHERHISQRINQIADLASAENDHATTVMMHWYVNEQVEEEATADTLYHQVKMVEDSPHGLLMIDRELAGRPAAATDSESTQ from the coding sequence ATGAACCCAAAGGTCGAAAAGGCTTTGAACGAACAGATTCAAGCGGAGTTTTTCTCGTTCTATCTCTACCTGTCGGTGGCGGCGTATTTCACCGCTCACCACCTCGACGGTTTTGCCCACTGGATGCGGGTCCAAGCGCAGGAGGAATTCGCGCACGCGATGAAACTCTTTGACCATCTCGCCGAACGTGGCGGAACCATTGAGCTGATGGCCCTCGACGCGCCGCAACATGAGTGGCCCTCTCCGTCTTCTGCGGTCGAGTCCGTGCTCAACCACGAGCGGCACATCTCCCAGCGCATCAATCAGATCGCCGATCTCGCCTCGGCGGAAAACGATCATGCGACTACGGTGATGATGCACTGGTACGTGAACGAGCAGGTCGAGGAGGAAGCGACCGCCGACACGCTCTATCACCAGGTCAAGATGGTCGAGGACAGCCCGCACGGTCTCTTGATGATCGACCGCGAACTCGCCGGCAGGCCGGCGGCCGCCACCGACTCTGAATCCACTCAATAG
- a CDS encoding cytochrome ubiquinol oxidase subunit I: MDYPIWDLALGGGMLMALVAIPHVIVSHFAIGGGLLIVVTETLAVKRGDAQLRELAKRSSLVLILVSTVFGAISGVGIWVVAGLISPAAISALIHTYVWGWAIEWVFFIIEIVAALVYYSTWDKISKGAHLLVGWLYFVAAYLSLVIINGIITFMLTPGRWLETHAFWDGFFNPTYWPSLVLRTGIAILMATAFMVFPALKAMADRRSGVLRYLGWWLVGGVVLSYAGYRWWEAVLPATVRNLFSGAEPALRALAETRSFTLWALALTLIIGLIILSVAPRLARPLTAMCLAVAAFAFFGGYERLREGTRKPFLIHSHLFSNGLLVSDIQAINDTGVLARSGWAARGANDSLSAGREIFRAQCSSCHTLDGYQGIRQALPSYDDMIAVVSDQPAGSGDLAFATECASCHTDVTASEMREMLPSKDEIVADRGFVDGFNYGMIYGVVTELHEMGEAYSAIPRGQLIDTSEFRSSYMPPIVGTEEELDALVEYLAFISRGDGVALDENGGER, translated from the coding sequence ATGGACTATCCGATCTGGGACCTCGCGTTGGGTGGCGGGATGCTGATGGCGTTGGTGGCGATACCGCACGTTATCGTCTCGCATTTCGCGATCGGCGGCGGGTTGTTGATTGTCGTCACCGAGACGCTGGCGGTGAAACGGGGCGATGCCCAGCTGCGTGAGCTCGCGAAACGGTCGTCGCTCGTCCTGATCCTCGTTTCGACGGTTTTTGGTGCGATCTCCGGGGTTGGTATCTGGGTGGTTGCGGGACTGATTTCCCCGGCCGCCATCTCAGCATTGATCCACACCTACGTCTGGGGATGGGCGATCGAATGGGTCTTCTTCATCATCGAAATCGTTGCTGCCCTCGTGTACTACTCGACCTGGGACAAGATTTCGAAGGGCGCCCACCTGCTCGTCGGCTGGCTCTACTTCGTAGCAGCCTACCTTTCGTTGGTGATCATCAACGGCATCATCACTTTCATGCTGACGCCGGGGCGGTGGCTCGAGACCCACGCCTTTTGGGATGGCTTTTTCAATCCGACCTACTGGCCCTCTCTCGTCCTGCGCACCGGCATTGCAATACTGATGGCGACCGCCTTCATGGTGTTTCCGGCTCTCAAGGCGATGGCCGATCGACGGTCGGGAGTTCTTCGCTATCTCGGGTGGTGGTTGGTTGGCGGAGTCGTACTCTCCTATGCGGGATACCGGTGGTGGGAGGCGGTTCTTCCGGCGACGGTGCGAAACCTCTTTAGTGGGGCTGAACCAGCGTTGCGAGCCCTTGCCGAAACCCGCAGCTTCACCCTTTGGGCCCTTGCTCTGACGCTGATCATCGGGTTGATCATTCTTTCTGTTGCGCCACGCCTGGCGCGGCCGCTGACCGCGATGTGTTTGGCCGTGGCGGCTTTCGCGTTCTTCGGTGGCTATGAGCGGCTTCGTGAAGGGACGCGAAAACCGTTTCTCATCCACAGTCACCTCTTTTCGAACGGCCTTCTCGTCAGCGACATCCAGGCGATCAACGATACCGGTGTGCTGGCGCGCTCCGGCTGGGCTGCGAGGGGCGCAAATGACTCCCTCAGCGCCGGACGAGAGATCTTCCGGGCCCAGTGTTCGAGCTGCCACACGCTCGACGGATACCAGGGTATTCGCCAAGCCTTGCCTTCTTACGATGACATGATCGCGGTGGTCTCTGACCAGCCCGCCGGGAGCGGCGATCTCGCCTTTGCAACGGAATGTGCGTCCTGTCACACGGACGTGACTGCTTCAGAGATGCGCGAGATGCTGCCGTCGAAGGACGAGATCGTTGCCGATCGAGGTTTTGTTGATGGTTTCAACTACGGCATGATCTATGGCGTCGTGACGGAGCTCCACGAGATGGGAGAGGCTTACTCTGCAATCCCTCGCGGACAGCTCATCGACACTAGCGAGTTTCGCTCCTCCTATATGCCGCCCATAGTGGGCACAGAGGAGGAACTGGATGCCCTGGTCGAGTATCTCGCCTTCATTTCGCGTGGCGATGGAGTGGCGTTGGACGAGAACGGAGGTGAGCGATGA
- the tyrS gene encoding tyrosine--tRNA ligase, which translates to MRSDIDEQLDYLTKGCVDVVPAEQLAEKLSKAKKTGKPLVIKVGFDPSAPDLHLGHTVVIRKMRHFQQLGHRVVFLIGDFTGLIGDPTGKKSTRPQLTPEEIEENAATYRRQIFKLLDPESTVIDFNSRWLGSLSSADWIRLAAKVTVAQMLERDDFRTRYENQQPIALHEFLYPLAQAYDSVALEVDVELGGTDQLFNLLVGRHLMREHGMDPQVVMTLPLLEGLDGVEKMSKSLGNYVAVEDEPAEMYGKLMSISDDLMWKYWLLLTDRSAEEIEAERQRVANGEIHPMDVKKELASTIVTEFHSAEEAEGARREFERVFSSGQLPQNIPERFVESTGETMLLSRVLVEGGLASSNSEARRLIQQGGVKVDGEVVGDIKATIATTGIDPILIQVGKRRFARVTFT; encoded by the coding sequence GTGCGATCGGACATCGATGAACAGCTCGACTATCTGACCAAAGGTTGCGTTGACGTCGTTCCAGCCGAGCAATTGGCAGAGAAGCTGAGCAAGGCAAAAAAGACCGGGAAGCCGCTCGTGATCAAAGTGGGTTTCGACCCATCTGCCCCCGATCTTCATCTCGGCCACACGGTTGTGATTCGCAAAATGCGCCATTTTCAACAGCTTGGACACCGGGTGGTGTTTCTGATAGGGGACTTCACCGGGTTGATCGGAGACCCGACGGGAAAGAAGAGCACGCGCCCTCAGCTCACACCCGAGGAGATCGAGGAGAACGCGGCCACATACCGGCGCCAGATATTCAAACTGCTCGATCCCGAGTCGACGGTCATCGATTTCAACTCACGCTGGTTGGGTTCGCTGAGCTCGGCGGACTGGATCCGGTTGGCAGCCAAGGTGACGGTCGCACAAATGCTCGAACGAGACGACTTTAGGACCCGCTACGAAAACCAACAACCGATCGCTCTGCACGAGTTTCTTTACCCACTCGCCCAGGCGTACGACTCGGTGGCGCTCGAGGTCGATGTTGAGCTTGGAGGTACCGACCAACTCTTCAATCTGCTGGTTGGGCGTCATCTCATGCGAGAGCATGGGATGGACCCACAGGTCGTCATGACATTGCCCCTTCTCGAAGGGCTCGACGGTGTCGAGAAGATGTCGAAATCGCTCGGCAACTACGTGGCGGTGGAGGATGAGCCAGCCGAGATGTATGGCAAATTGATGTCCATATCGGACGATCTGATGTGGAAGTATTGGCTTCTCCTGACGGACCGCAGTGCGGAGGAAATCGAGGCCGAGCGACAACGGGTGGCGAACGGTGAAATTCATCCGATGGACGTCAAAAAGGAGTTGGCCTCCACAATTGTCACGGAGTTTCACTCAGCCGAGGAAGCCGAAGGTGCGAGGCGAGAGTTCGAGCGGGTCTTCTCTTCGGGTCAACTCCCGCAAAACATCCCGGAACGGTTTGTTGAATCGACCGGTGAAACGATGCTTCTGTCAAGAGTCCTCGTAGAGGGCGGCCTCGCCTCGTCCAACTCCGAGGCGAGGCGGCTGATCCAGCAGGGCGGGGTCAAGGTTGATGGCGAGGTGGTGGGGGACATCAAGGCCACGATCGCAACCACCGGGATCGACCCGATTCTGATCCAGGTCGGAAAACGTCGGTTCGCCAGGGTAACCTTCACCTGA
- a CDS encoding DUF4388 domain-containing protein, translated as MIEGNLDRLHFGDLLQWLQMGGVSGRLILKDTRGERRLDFIEGRVCYASSTIPEERLATWLTKRSLIPVTELRRLLATSMLRRALFTDLLIAEGRVSAEDLQASLTDLAEAITSRILIAPAVSFEFIPNHPVLDILGLSLNVEPSHLLMEAARRSDENGVGTVERRSYELPFSGKAFEDLFWSMIREGVTSEDSIDGVQLSQFHDLVGDIVSTIAQWLSSSPGLVPVPAGQIDGLNALSGKEESIPLAGRPHAVWNQMVLACTVQNRSHQGPLSLRELETIAADLNLWEEMAGSGFLNRPEAPKLDGLVRQVVDTWSQTAAAAAPHFDVPPETASLAVHLVTVPTDLVLWVLTTLPVPHQDLRRTLLKHISRRVGSRLAHLADFPSAIRRVLDPRSATPLGACLQIGCECLPSASTWPSTVPEGDDVMLEVATPAVLALASDAAREVADVALSQEVLSGED; from the coding sequence ATGATCGAAGGGAACCTCGACCGTCTCCATTTCGGGGATCTCTTGCAGTGGCTGCAGATGGGCGGCGTGAGCGGCCGCCTCATTCTGAAGGACACACGCGGCGAACGTCGGCTCGACTTCATTGAAGGCCGGGTGTGCTACGCCTCGTCCACGATTCCGGAGGAGCGGCTTGCCACCTGGCTCACCAAGCGCAGCCTGATACCAGTCACTGAGCTAAGGCGACTGCTTGCAACGTCGATGCTCCGTCGTGCCCTGTTCACCGATCTTCTTATCGCTGAAGGTCGAGTGTCGGCGGAAGATCTTCAAGCCAGCCTCACCGACCTCGCCGAAGCGATTACCAGTCGCATACTGATCGCGCCCGCGGTGAGCTTTGAATTCATACCGAACCACCCGGTGCTCGACATTCTCGGTTTGAGCCTGAACGTCGAGCCGAGTCACCTGTTGATGGAGGCTGCTCGGCGGTCCGACGAGAACGGTGTCGGAACGGTGGAACGCCGCTCGTACGAGCTTCCGTTTAGCGGTAAGGCGTTCGAGGATCTCTTCTGGTCGATGATCCGCGAGGGGGTGACAAGTGAAGATTCGATCGATGGAGTACAACTCAGCCAATTCCACGATCTGGTGGGCGATATCGTCAGCACCATCGCGCAGTGGCTTTCGTCGAGCCCCGGTCTCGTGCCCGTGCCAGCGGGCCAGATAGACGGCCTGAACGCTCTGTCCGGGAAAGAAGAGTCGATTCCTCTCGCAGGAAGGCCGCACGCCGTGTGGAACCAGATGGTGCTTGCGTGCACCGTGCAAAACCGTAGTCATCAGGGACCATTGTCCCTTCGCGAACTGGAAACCATCGCGGCCGATCTCAACCTGTGGGAGGAAATGGCTGGGAGCGGATTCTTGAACCGGCCCGAGGCACCGAAGCTGGATGGCCTGGTCCGTCAGGTGGTGGACACGTGGTCTCAGACGGCGGCAGCCGCAGCCCCTCATTTTGACGTGCCGCCCGAAACCGCATCACTCGCCGTGCACCTCGTGACCGTTCCCACCGATCTGGTGCTCTGGGTCCTCACGACTCTCCCGGTGCCCCATCAGGACCTGCGGAGAACACTGCTGAAACACATCTCGCGCAGGGTTGGCTCCAGGCTTGCACACCTGGCCGATTTTCCGTCCGCGATCCGGAGGGTGTTGGACCCACGATCGGCAACACCGCTCGGCGCGTGTCTACAGATCGGATGCGAGTGTCTGCCGTCCGCCTCCACCTGGCCCTCTACGGTTCCAGAGGGTGACGACGTCATGCTCGAGGTCGCCACGCCGGCAGTTCTCGCTCTCGCTTCAGACGCCGCGCGTGAAGTAGCCGACGTTGCACTTTCCCAAGAGGTGTTGTCGGGCGAAGACTGA
- a CDS encoding GAF domain-containing protein gives MVQFDNEYRQIKIKVVYYGPAAGGKTTCLQHIHRTIDPERRTKLYSLNTAADRTLFFDLLSLNLGRVRGYRLALQLYTVPGQVQYDATRRTVLAGADGVVFVADSQNEQLEANEESLENLWENMDANGLDRETVPVVLQYNKRDLGPIQSIDDMDASLNTARLKAFPTVAITGEGVLEAFAAIGEQTLASVADKLGVGTSPQATARLQAQMHKAVQPFIGAVEDAESAAEDVEVTLTPPDAESGEVLKQDALVREAVRTNLELTQLNTRLDDVSRQLARKVRVMDSISQFGNAVSNQRDPAKVLRLLITEAIRLLQVRGASVIIIPGTGRAREAVVHGFKQDPLLQAMDSAGASIAEVLLQDKRPRLFSPQANEDDGGDAMVAIENAGFTSALAVPMMTQDKAVGLLMTYGDEDRADFDQDDLQPAAVLASTAAMGYANAIAWRQMQEVSRSLETKVEERTRALKESLQESRQLAMDLEEKQDLLEKAYRDLEALDGVKNQLINRLSLDLRTPVTSLYTAAKLFHRGTEVPPEKAERLLTIIHDEAEKLMEIVQSVFQASVIASNDGDLERHSVPAQELIRKAVAPLRDLATERDVRLQVLIPSGLETISCEPESTEAALRAVIRNGVEFGGGGEVKLEVRRVTHDSDPWLQLRVTDSGTGIPEQDLPRVYDAFWQGDDSSAGKRHGIGLGLTIAKRVMENHGGSIAISRGENGGAEVVMSIPQTTPTPDGSSTPG, from the coding sequence ATGGTCCAGTTCGACAACGAATACCGACAGATCAAGATCAAGGTCGTCTATTACGGCCCGGCGGCCGGCGGCAAGACAACCTGTCTTCAGCACATTCACCGAACGATCGACCCGGAGCGTCGAACCAAGCTGTACTCTCTCAACACGGCTGCGGATCGCACTCTCTTTTTCGATCTTCTCTCCTTGAACCTCGGCCGCGTTCGTGGGTATCGCCTCGCCCTGCAGCTCTACACGGTACCGGGGCAGGTGCAGTACGACGCCACACGGCGCACGGTTCTCGCCGGTGCGGATGGGGTCGTGTTCGTCGCAGATTCCCAGAACGAGCAGCTCGAAGCGAACGAAGAAAGCCTCGAGAACCTCTGGGAGAACATGGACGCCAACGGTCTCGACCGCGAGACGGTGCCGGTGGTTCTTCAATACAACAAGAGGGATCTCGGTCCGATTCAATCGATCGACGACATGGACGCCTCCCTCAACACGGCACGCCTGAAGGCATTTCCAACTGTAGCGATCACCGGGGAGGGGGTGCTCGAGGCTTTTGCCGCCATCGGTGAGCAAACCCTGGCGTCGGTGGCTGACAAACTCGGAGTCGGAACCAGCCCACAGGCGACAGCTCGCCTCCAGGCGCAGATGCACAAAGCGGTGCAGCCTTTCATTGGTGCGGTGGAAGATGCGGAGTCGGCAGCCGAAGATGTAGAGGTCACCTTGACCCCCCCCGATGCCGAATCGGGTGAGGTGCTGAAGCAGGATGCTCTGGTGAGAGAGGCGGTTCGCACCAACCTGGAACTGACCCAACTCAACACCAGACTCGACGACGTCAGTCGGCAACTAGCGCGCAAGGTGCGTGTGATGGACAGCATCTCCCAGTTCGGCAACGCCGTTAGCAACCAACGAGATCCGGCAAAGGTCTTGCGCCTTCTCATCACCGAAGCCATTCGCCTGCTCCAGGTGCGGGGGGCCTCGGTCATCATCATCCCGGGTACCGGTCGCGCGCGTGAAGCCGTTGTTCATGGATTCAAACAAGATCCTCTGCTGCAGGCGATGGACTCGGCCGGAGCGTCTATCGCTGAAGTGCTCCTCCAAGACAAGAGACCGCGGCTTTTTTCACCTCAGGCGAACGAGGACGATGGTGGGGATGCCATGGTGGCGATCGAAAATGCGGGCTTCACATCTGCCCTGGCTGTCCCCATGATGACACAGGACAAAGCGGTGGGTCTCCTGATGACGTACGGTGATGAGGACCGTGCGGATTTCGACCAGGATGATCTCCAGCCCGCCGCAGTGCTGGCGTCCACCGCCGCCATGGGATACGCTAACGCGATCGCCTGGAGGCAGATGCAGGAGGTCAGCAGAAGCCTCGAGACGAAGGTCGAAGAGCGAACGCGCGCGCTCAAGGAGAGCCTTCAGGAATCCCGTCAGCTCGCTATGGATCTCGAGGAGAAGCAGGATCTGCTTGAGAAGGCCTATCGTGATCTTGAAGCCCTTGACGGGGTCAAGAACCAGCTTATCAACCGGTTGTCGCTTGACCTGAGAACTCCCGTGACCTCGTTGTATACCGCGGCGAAGCTGTTCCACCGTGGAACGGAGGTGCCGCCGGAAAAAGCAGAGCGCCTTCTGACGATCATCCACGATGAAGCGGAAAAGCTCATGGAGATCGTTCAGAGCGTTTTCCAAGCGTCAGTGATTGCATCAAACGACGGCGATCTCGAACGTCACTCGGTGCCCGCACAGGAGCTCATTCGCAAGGCTGTTGCACCACTTCGCGATCTCGCAACGGAACGGGATGTTCGCCTTCAGGTTCTCATTCCGAGCGGCCTGGAGACTATTTCCTGCGAGCCCGAGAGCACAGAGGCTGCCCTTCGAGCGGTGATCAGGAACGGGGTCGAGTTCGGTGGTGGCGGTGAGGTGAAGCTCGAGGTACGTCGCGTCACCCATGACAGTGATCCCTGGCTTCAACTTCGCGTGACCGATTCCGGCACCGGTATCCCCGAGCAGGACCTGCCGCGCGTCTACGATGCGTTCTGGCAAGGCGATGACTCGAGCGCCGGCAAGCGTCACGGCATCGGGCTCGGACTAACGATCGCCAAGCGTGTGATGGAAAATCATGGGGGGTCCATAGCCATCAGTCGGGGCGAGAACGGAGGCGCGGAAGTCGTGATGTCAATTCCACAGACTACACCGACCCCGGATGGCAGCTCTACGCCGGGTTGA